From a single Streptomyces liliifuscus genomic region:
- a CDS encoding dienelactone hydrolase family protein codes for MPDTTTTTAVDLTELSVARGGSRRLTGHLTRPAGAGPWPGVVVVHEALGVNDVMHRQADRLARAGYLVVMPDLFTDGGAVRCLVPTFRAALSGHGRAFRDIEAARARLAQDPDCTGRIGVIGFCMGGSFALLSVNDGEFDAASVNYGRPPKELDRALDGSCPVVASYGALDRTLPGAARKLEASLGRLGIVHDVKEYPEAGHSFLNDAEIGPRALRPLMRVAGIRPHPESAVDAWRRIDAFFATHLKAEDGKG; via the coding sequence ATGCCCGACACGACCACCACCACCGCCGTCGATCTCACCGAGCTCAGCGTCGCCCGCGGTGGCTCGCGTCGGCTCACCGGCCATCTCACCCGGCCCGCGGGGGCGGGCCCCTGGCCCGGTGTGGTCGTGGTCCATGAGGCGCTGGGCGTCAATGATGTGATGCACCGTCAGGCAGACCGGCTGGCGAGAGCCGGGTACCTCGTCGTCATGCCGGACCTGTTCACCGACGGAGGGGCCGTCCGCTGTCTGGTGCCGACCTTCCGGGCCGCCCTGTCCGGACACGGCCGTGCCTTCCGAGACATCGAGGCGGCCCGCGCCCGCCTCGCCCAGGATCCCGACTGCACCGGGCGGATCGGCGTCATCGGCTTCTGCATGGGCGGTTCCTTCGCCCTCCTCTCCGTGAACGACGGCGAGTTCGACGCCGCCTCCGTCAACTACGGCCGTCCGCCGAAGGAGCTCGACCGGGCGCTCGACGGTTCCTGCCCGGTCGTCGCGAGTTACGGGGCCCTCGACCGTACGCTGCCGGGCGCGGCCCGCAAGCTGGAGGCGTCCCTCGGCCGACTCGGCATCGTCCACGACGTCAAGGAGTACCCGGAGGCCGGGCATTCGTTCCTCAACGACGCCGAGATCGGGCCACGCGCGCTGCGTCCGCTGATGCGCGTCGCCGGAATCAGGCCGCACCCGGAGTCCGCCGTCGACGCCTGGCGGCGCATCGACGCCTTCTTCGCCACACACCTCAAGGCGGAGGACGGGAAGGGCTGA
- a CDS encoding helix-turn-helix transcriptional regulator, with product MSSLSSSVLVGREPERDLLTAAVRSAAEGRGSSVFVLGEPGIGKSRLVEEAADAAVRTGSRVLRGRAASAGRAVPLRPLAEAVFSGLRGEGAPADGDLGPYEPLLSRLCGLAPQDGAPLVGYAEAVLRLLGTLGRTGGCVLVLEDLHDADADTLTIVDYLTDNLPGQRAVLLATLRGGPGPALDLAEAAASRRTARTLRLARLAPAHTAELAARCLGHDDAGNVPAAVLDRLHAVSEGVPFVVEELLTAMVDSGNLVQRRGDGWTVTGSLNAQVPATVAAAVLQRVDHLEPPGVALLEAAAVLGRRFPVDIAARVAGLDRATALRQLRHAARAQLVTDGATAEEPGWHTFRHALTADAITHRLLPVERAALCLAAADAIESANAVESTGAIESANAIESVDAAGPEPRVAGRPARRAGEPHGLIGGDSGDDLYRLAAELCVAGGQRARAAVLLTRAGRQAVLRGALLTAVELLDRGLELTAGAADAPPEAVAGLLEELLGALVLTGDVQRVPELGDRLDGVLTVWGAPPARRAAGFLARARAAATAQQWEEGLTAVRRARELLGAEPDPASRAALDAVAAHLVLNSQRPDRLESARALAEGAVATAEAVGLPEVSCKALNMLGYCLRPQDLAEAERVFERLVATAETHALPVWRIRGLLELGVLDRIRTTGTERLLAVRKAAEETGAVLMTAWADMHLAQAHLLRDEHDSALESARRLRTTAHRLRLREVQLIGVGVDAIIAASRGDRQKLQAALHVMESALAGRSAGALWGYADTSVWGWAQGICSLLREEPDRALAEFTEADRAMRALPSTRGVTGFLGPYLLLRTVRGAAGWAELDGAVADRLTQVHWDRPFAGWSRAVLLGREGRAAEAAKAAEEALAGTEAIPLARHLCLRLGASAALADGWGRPVEWLRSTEQFFHDRGTTRVSAACRAMLREAGSPVARRREGHDTIPQELRRVGVTAREYEVLLLLGRGLGNQEIAEQLFLSPRTVEKHLASLRNRTDRSGRAALITLARRYADGQ from the coding sequence GTGTCGTCGTTGTCGTCATCGGTACTGGTCGGCAGAGAACCGGAGCGGGATCTTCTGACCGCGGCCGTCCGATCGGCGGCCGAGGGGCGGGGCTCCTCGGTGTTCGTGCTGGGCGAGCCGGGCATCGGCAAGTCACGCCTCGTCGAGGAGGCCGCGGACGCCGCCGTACGCACCGGGTCCCGGGTGCTGCGCGGGCGGGCCGCGTCCGCCGGGCGCGCGGTGCCGCTGCGCCCGCTGGCGGAGGCCGTGTTCTCCGGACTGCGCGGCGAAGGGGCGCCCGCCGACGGGGACTTGGGCCCGTACGAGCCGCTGCTGTCCCGACTGTGCGGGCTGGCGCCGCAGGACGGCGCGCCGCTGGTGGGCTACGCCGAGGCGGTGCTGCGGCTCCTGGGGACCCTCGGACGCACCGGCGGCTGTGTCCTGGTGCTGGAGGACCTGCACGACGCGGACGCCGACACGCTCACCATCGTCGACTACCTCACGGACAACCTTCCAGGCCAGCGGGCCGTCCTGCTGGCCACCCTGCGCGGTGGGCCCGGACCGGCCCTCGACCTCGCCGAGGCCGCCGCGTCCCGCCGTACGGCCCGTACCCTGCGCCTCGCCCGCCTCGCCCCCGCCCACACCGCGGAGTTGGCGGCCCGTTGTCTGGGCCACGACGACGCGGGCAACGTACCGGCGGCCGTACTCGACCGGCTGCACGCCGTTTCCGAGGGTGTCCCTTTCGTCGTGGAGGAACTGCTGACGGCCATGGTCGACAGCGGCAACCTCGTTCAACGGCGGGGCGACGGCTGGACGGTGACCGGCTCGCTGAACGCCCAGGTGCCCGCGACGGTCGCCGCCGCCGTCCTCCAGCGCGTGGACCACCTGGAGCCGCCCGGTGTCGCGCTCCTGGAAGCGGCGGCCGTCCTGGGCAGGCGCTTCCCCGTGGACATAGCCGCCCGCGTCGCCGGGCTCGACAGGGCGACGGCACTGCGCCAGCTGCGCCATGCGGCACGCGCCCAGCTGGTCACCGACGGAGCCACCGCGGAGGAGCCCGGCTGGCACACGTTCCGCCACGCCCTGACCGCCGACGCCATCACCCACCGGCTGCTGCCCGTCGAGCGGGCGGCGCTCTGTCTCGCCGCGGCCGACGCGATCGAGTCCGCCAACGCCGTCGAGTCCACCGGCGCGATCGAGTCCGCCAACGCCATTGAGTCCGTCGACGCGGCAGGGCCGGAGCCGCGAGTCGCGGGCCGCCCCGCCCGGCGGGCCGGCGAGCCGCACGGTCTGATCGGCGGTGACTCGGGTGACGACCTGTACCGCCTGGCCGCGGAGCTGTGCGTCGCCGGCGGGCAGCGGGCCCGGGCGGCCGTGCTGCTCACCCGGGCCGGCCGGCAGGCGGTCCTGCGGGGCGCTCTGCTGACCGCGGTCGAACTCCTCGACCGGGGCCTGGAGTTGACCGCCGGCGCCGCGGACGCCCCGCCCGAGGCGGTGGCCGGACTGCTGGAGGAGTTACTGGGGGCACTCGTCCTCACCGGCGACGTCCAGCGCGTGCCGGAGCTCGGCGACCGGCTGGACGGTGTTCTGACCGTGTGGGGCGCGCCGCCCGCCCGCCGCGCCGCGGGTTTCCTGGCCCGGGCCAGAGCCGCCGCCACCGCGCAGCAGTGGGAGGAGGGCCTGACCGCCGTGCGGCGGGCAAGGGAACTGCTCGGAGCCGAGCCCGACCCCGCGTCCCGCGCCGCCCTGGACGCGGTCGCCGCGCACCTGGTGCTCAACTCGCAGCGCCCGGACCGGCTGGAGAGCGCCAGGGCCCTGGCCGAAGGGGCCGTGGCGACCGCAGAGGCGGTCGGGCTGCCGGAGGTGAGCTGCAAGGCGCTGAACATGCTCGGGTACTGCCTGCGGCCCCAGGACCTGGCCGAGGCGGAAAGGGTGTTCGAACGCCTGGTGGCCACGGCCGAGACCCACGCGCTGCCGGTCTGGCGGATACGCGGCCTGCTCGAACTCGGCGTGCTCGACCGGATCCGGACCACCGGAACCGAACGGCTGCTGGCCGTACGGAAGGCGGCCGAGGAGACCGGCGCGGTGCTCATGACGGCCTGGGCCGACATGCATCTGGCACAGGCCCACTTGCTGCGCGACGAGCACGACAGCGCCCTGGAGTCCGCCCGGCGGCTCCGGACGACGGCCCACCGGCTGCGGCTGCGCGAGGTGCAGCTGATCGGCGTCGGAGTGGACGCCATCATCGCCGCCTCACGCGGGGATCGGCAGAAACTCCAGGCCGCGCTGCACGTCATGGAGAGCGCACTGGCCGGACGGAGCGCCGGAGCGCTCTGGGGGTACGCCGACACCTCCGTGTGGGGCTGGGCCCAGGGCATCTGCTCCCTGCTGAGGGAGGAACCGGACCGCGCGCTGGCCGAGTTCACCGAGGCGGACCGGGCCATGCGGGCACTGCCCAGCACGCGCGGGGTCACCGGATTCCTGGGCCCCTACCTGCTCCTGCGGACCGTACGGGGCGCGGCCGGCTGGGCGGAGCTGGACGGGGCCGTCGCGGACCGGCTCACCCAGGTCCACTGGGACCGGCCCTTCGCGGGATGGTCCCGGGCCGTGCTGCTGGGCCGCGAGGGCCGGGCCGCCGAGGCCGCCAAGGCGGCCGAGGAAGCGCTGGCCGGGACCGAGGCCATCCCCCTGGCCCGTCACCTGTGTCTGCGCCTGGGTGCTTCGGCGGCGCTCGCCGACGGCTGGGGCCGTCCTGTCGAGTGGCTGCGCTCCACCGAGCAGTTCTTCCACGACCGGGGCACGACACGGGTGTCGGCCGCCTGCCGCGCCATGCTGCGGGAAGCGGGCTCTCCCGTGGCCCGCCGCCGCGAGGGCCACGACACGATTCCCCAGGAGCTGCGACGGGTGGGCGTGACGGCGCGGGAGTACGAGGTGCTGCTCCTGCTCGGCAGGGGGCTCGGCAACCAGGAGATCGCCGAGCAGCTCTTCCTCTCGCCACGCACCGTCGAGAAGCACCTCGCGAGCCTCCGGAACCGTACCGATCGGAGCGGCCGGGCCGCCCTGATCACCCTGGCACGCCGGTACGCGGACGGGCAGTGA
- a CDS encoding IucA/IucC family protein has translation MHPPRTPAETEAVLAAELRTARPALLSPYTAELPGARAAVLTRLWRGLVHEPLPWVARREAAGRDGLVLRLADGRRLHGPASDAYATGATVMEVELDGTAYRHPAALMTALGLPHGHAFAVELGHSVASLALSRANQPAPSSPFTSWEWEQRVVDGHPFHPNCRSRPGFSVAEQLAYAPEHRADVELGLMAVPEGGCLVGGQWPYREAGRVLIPVHPWQARHVLKDERAVGEGVAGESLAAHPLMSLRTLALPDGPHVKTALSARLTSSVRDISVYSIESAAAVSAFMEAMAGRLDGMLHITRTLGAVTANTPDLAAVLRESPDVYAGTGERVVPVAALASTVLPQSPAWLAEFSRLALAVGLRLLDLGVALEAHGQNLLVVLSPAGAPLRLVYRDLADIRISPARLARHGIPAPDLTGRIVTDDESVLRSKLFGSLVAGALAATAGSATALGEALSTAVRDLPRTPDLAALLEEPLPAKALATMRLSPERPGDIWARLPNPLADPDVTPPRPSF, from the coding sequence GTGCACCCTCCCCGCACCCCGGCCGAGACCGAGGCCGTTCTCGCCGCCGAGCTGCGCACCGCACGCCCCGCCCTGCTGTCCCCGTACACGGCAGAACTCCCCGGTGCCCGCGCTGCCGTGCTGACCCGGCTGTGGCGCGGGCTCGTCCATGAGCCGCTGCCGTGGGTCGCGCGCCGGGAGGCGGCGGGGCGCGACGGGCTGGTGCTCCGGCTGGCCGACGGGCGTCGTCTGCACGGCCCGGCCTCGGACGCGTACGCGACAGGGGCCACCGTCATGGAGGTCGAGCTGGACGGGACGGCGTACCGCCACCCGGCCGCACTCATGACGGCGCTCGGGCTGCCGCACGGGCACGCCTTCGCCGTCGAACTCGGCCACAGCGTCGCCTCGTTGGCCCTTTCCCGCGCCAACCAGCCCGCGCCGAGCTCTCCTTTCACGTCCTGGGAGTGGGAGCAGCGGGTCGTGGACGGGCATCCGTTCCACCCCAACTGCCGTTCACGGCCCGGCTTTTCGGTGGCCGAGCAGCTGGCGTACGCGCCGGAGCACCGGGCGGACGTAGAGCTGGGGCTGATGGCCGTGCCGGAGGGTGGCTGCCTGGTGGGCGGCCAGTGGCCGTACCGGGAGGCGGGGCGGGTGCTGATCCCCGTACACCCGTGGCAGGCGCGGCATGTGCTGAAGGACGAGCGGGCGGTCGGGGAGGGCGTCGCCGGGGAGAGCCTGGCCGCGCATCCCCTGATGTCCCTGCGCACCCTGGCCCTCCCGGACGGACCGCACGTCAAGACCGCGCTCAGCGCCCGGCTGACCTCCTCCGTGCGGGACATCTCGGTGTACTCGATCGAGTCCGCGGCGGCCGTCTCGGCGTTCATGGAGGCGATGGCCGGGCGTCTGGACGGGATGCTGCACATCACCAGGACCCTCGGCGCGGTCACCGCCAACACCCCTGATCTGGCAGCGGTGTTGCGCGAGTCCCCGGACGTGTACGCGGGGACGGGCGAGCGGGTCGTGCCGGTCGCCGCTCTCGCCTCGACCGTGCTGCCCCAGTCCCCGGCCTGGCTGGCCGAGTTCAGCCGGCTCGCGCTCGCCGTCGGGCTGCGGCTGCTCGACCTGGGCGTGGCCCTGGAGGCCCACGGCCAGAACCTGCTGGTGGTGCTCTCGCCCGCGGGCGCCCCGCTGCGGCTCGTCTACCGCGATCTGGCCGACATCCGGATCAGCCCGGCGCGGCTGGCCCGCCACGGCATTCCGGCCCCGGACCTGACGGGCCGTATCGTCACGGACGACGAGTCCGTCCTGCGCAGCAAGCTGTTCGGTTCGCTCGTCGCGGGCGCACTGGCGGCGACGGCGGGTTCGGCGACCGCCCTGGGAGAGGCCCTGTCCACGGCCGTACGGGATCTGCCGCGCACCCCGGATCTCGCGGCACTGCTCGAAGAGCCGCTGCCGGCCAAGGCGTTGGCGACGATGCGGCTTTCGCCCGAGCGGCCGGGGGACATCTGGGCGCGCTTGCCGAACCCGCTCGCCGACCCGGATGTCACCCCGCCCCGCCCCTCGTTTTGA
- a CDS encoding pyridoxal phosphate-dependent aminotransferase, producing the protein MEFRQSNKLSEVCYEIRGPVIEHADALEKAGHSVLRLNTGNPALFGFEAPEEILQDMIRMLPQAHGYTDSRGILSARRAVAGRYQTLGLEVGVDDVFLGNGISELISMAVQALVEDGDEILIPAPDFPLWTAVTTLAGGKAVHYLCDEQADWYPDLDDMASKITDRTKAVVIINPNNPTGAVYPKEIIEGILDLARRHGLMVFADEIYDQILYDDAVHHSVAALAPDLVVLTFCGLSKTYRVAGFRSGWLVVTGPKQHAKNYLEGLTMLASMRLCANAPAQYAIQAALGGRQSIHELTAPGGRLHEQRTVAWEKLNEIPGVSCVKPKGSLYAFPRLDPKVHKIHDDEKFVLDLLLREKIQVVQGTGFNWPTPDHFRILTLPHADDLDAAISRIGRFLSGYRQ; encoded by the coding sequence ATGGAGTTCCGGCAGTCGAACAAGCTCAGCGAGGTCTGCTACGAGATCCGGGGCCCGGTGATCGAGCACGCAGACGCGCTGGAGAAGGCAGGCCACAGCGTGCTGCGCCTGAACACCGGCAACCCCGCGCTCTTCGGCTTCGAGGCGCCGGAGGAGATCCTCCAGGACATGATCCGGATGCTGCCGCAGGCGCACGGGTACACGGACTCGCGCGGAATCCTCTCCGCCCGCCGGGCCGTTGCGGGGCGCTACCAGACACTGGGCCTGGAGGTCGGCGTCGACGACGTCTTCCTCGGCAACGGCATCTCCGAGCTGATCTCGATGGCCGTGCAGGCGCTGGTCGAGGACGGCGACGAAATCCTCATCCCCGCCCCGGACTTCCCCCTCTGGACGGCCGTCACGACCCTCGCGGGCGGCAAGGCGGTCCACTACCTCTGCGACGAACAGGCCGACTGGTACCCGGACCTGGACGACATGGCGTCGAAGATCACGGACCGCACCAAGGCCGTGGTCATCATCAACCCGAACAATCCCACCGGCGCGGTCTATCCGAAGGAGATCATCGAGGGCATCCTCGACCTCGCCCGCCGACACGGCCTGATGGTCTTCGCCGACGAGATCTACGACCAGATCCTGTACGACGACGCTGTTCACCACTCGGTCGCCGCACTCGCCCCCGACCTGGTCGTCCTCACGTTCTGCGGGCTGTCGAAGACGTACCGGGTGGCCGGATTCCGCTCGGGCTGGCTGGTGGTCACCGGTCCCAAGCAGCACGCAAAGAACTATCTGGAGGGCCTGACCATGCTGGCCTCCATGCGTCTGTGCGCCAACGCACCCGCGCAGTACGCCATCCAGGCCGCGCTCGGCGGCCGGCAGTCCATCCACGAGCTGACCGCTCCGGGCGGGCGTCTGCACGAACAGCGCACCGTGGCCTGGGAGAAGCTCAACGAGATCCCCGGCGTGTCCTGCGTGAAGCCGAAGGGCTCGTTGTACGCGTTCCCGCGCCTGGATCCCAAGGTCCACAAGATCCACGACGACGAGAAGTTCGTCCTGGACCTGCTGCTGCGGGAGAAGATCCAGGTCGTCCAGGGCACCGGCTTCAACTGGCCGACCCCCGACCACTTCCGCATCCTCACCCTCCCGCACGCCGACGACCTGGACGCGGCGATCAGCCGGATCGGCCGGTTCCTGAGCGGCTACCGGCAGTAG
- a CDS encoding IucA/IucC family protein, with amino-acid sequence MNTGAGIGEAADAYAAAPLLNCLLRELGEPAQGPGESVGRRVYRLPAGGRLLRVRAGRRPAEPEAYAAGAWQRLSHAELVKLTAEVLRGHTGLSNPELPVEMIDSRDAVAAILAARDGTTPPDDLYRRSEQSLITGHPYHPAPKARGGGPVTGWIPYAPEAYTRFPLVLLGLRGDVCVEDGDTGALDALGEAPPGYRLLPVHPWQLDLVGARPEIREAFADGRLVRLGSSSWTAWPTAAIRTLYVPDTDLFLKFSLDVRITNDIRRLWRHDLLRLRRTDAAVTSAFAAVDTPAAWLSDRGYRTADFAFEELAVLVRDGLRPQVTPGATPVLAAALTEAFEGNPLDGLADPVAWWSAYLRQVVPPALELFARHGVVLEAHLQNTVVAVDADGMPVQALFRDAEGVKLLPEVTRAAGWERLVYCLVVNNLLEIAEALGERYPGMELWGPVRRELARCDAELPEAAELLRAPTLPGKTNLLLRWTGADGADARYLPVPNPLPTSDAAGGGQSAGGGQ; translated from the coding sequence ATGAACACCGGGGCCGGCATCGGCGAAGCAGCCGATGCGTACGCGGCGGCGCCGCTGCTCAATTGTCTGCTTCGGGAGCTCGGCGAGCCCGCACAGGGGCCCGGGGAGTCCGTGGGCCGACGGGTGTACAGGCTCCCGGCCGGGGGACGGCTCCTACGGGTGCGCGCCGGGCGCCGCCCCGCCGAGCCGGAGGCGTACGCCGCCGGTGCCTGGCAGCGCCTGAGCCACGCGGAACTGGTCAAACTCACCGCCGAGGTCCTCCGCGGGCACACCGGCCTGTCCAATCCCGAACTGCCCGTCGAGATGATCGACAGCCGGGACGCGGTGGCGGCGATCCTGGCCGCCCGGGACGGGACGACCCCGCCCGACGACCTGTATCGGCGTTCCGAACAGTCCCTGATCACCGGACATCCCTACCATCCCGCCCCCAAGGCCCGCGGCGGCGGCCCGGTCACCGGCTGGATTCCGTACGCCCCGGAGGCGTACACCCGCTTCCCGCTGGTGCTCCTGGGGCTGAGGGGCGACGTGTGCGTGGAGGACGGTGACACGGGCGCGCTCGACGCGCTGGGCGAGGCCCCGCCCGGCTATCGCCTCCTGCCCGTCCACCCCTGGCAGCTCGACCTCGTCGGCGCCCGCCCGGAGATCCGCGAGGCCTTCGCGGACGGCCGCCTCGTACGGCTGGGGTCCTCCTCGTGGACGGCCTGGCCGACGGCGGCCATCCGCACGCTGTACGTCCCCGACACCGACCTCTTCCTGAAGTTCAGCCTCGACGTCCGCATCACCAACGACATCCGCCGCCTCTGGCGCCACGACCTCCTCCGGCTGCGCCGCACGGACGCGGCGGTGACCTCGGCCTTCGCGGCCGTGGACACCCCCGCGGCCTGGCTGAGCGACCGCGGCTACCGCACCGCGGACTTCGCCTTCGAGGAGCTCGCCGTCCTCGTACGCGACGGGCTGCGTCCGCAGGTGACCCCCGGCGCGACCCCGGTCCTGGCGGCCGCGCTGACGGAGGCCTTCGAGGGCAACCCCCTCGACGGCCTCGCCGACCCGGTCGCCTGGTGGTCGGCGTATCTGCGTCAAGTCGTCCCGCCCGCGCTGGAGTTGTTCGCCCGGCACGGGGTCGTACTCGAAGCGCATCTGCAGAACACGGTGGTCGCCGTGGACGCTGACGGGATGCCGGTGCAGGCGCTGTTCCGCGACGCGGAGGGCGTGAAACTGCTCCCCGAGGTGACGCGCGCGGCCGGGTGGGAGCGGCTGGTGTACTGCCTGGTCGTCAACAACCTCCTGGAGATCGCGGAGGCGCTGGGGGAGCGGTACCCGGGCATGGAGCTCTGGGGGCCCGTGCGACGAGAGCTGGCGCGGTGCGACGCTGAGCTGCCCGAGGCGGCCGAACTGCTCCGGGCACCGACCCTGCCCGGCAAGACGAACCTGCTGCTGCGCTGGACCGGCGCGGACGGCGCCGACGCCCGCTATCTGCCCGTCCCGAACCCCTTGCCCACATCGGACGCGGCGGGCGGCGGGCAATCGGCGGGCGGCGGGCAATGA
- a CDS encoding winged helix-turn-helix transcriptional regulator: MSPRRSYDQYCSAARALDALGDRWTLLIVRELLAGPRRYTDLHADLPGVSTDVLASRLKDMERDGLATRRRLPPPGAANVYELTARGRELLPVLQALGEWGAPLLAERRPTDAVRAHWFALPLLRSLEGLGDGVVQVHLDEGEFYVRLGAQGGPVYGEGPAPEEPDTGLTLDAEACTALARGDLPLLDAVRTGRITVTGESPLAKTLREA; encoded by the coding sequence ATGTCACCTCGCCGAAGCTACGACCAGTACTGTTCCGCTGCCCGGGCCCTCGACGCCCTCGGTGACCGCTGGACCCTCCTGATCGTCCGCGAGCTGTTGGCCGGTCCGCGCCGCTACACCGACCTGCACGCGGATCTGCCCGGCGTGAGCACGGACGTCCTCGCCTCCCGCCTCAAGGACATGGAGCGCGACGGCCTGGCGACCCGGCGACGGCTGCCGCCGCCGGGAGCAGCGAACGTGTACGAACTCACCGCCCGTGGCCGCGAGTTGCTGCCCGTCCTCCAGGCACTCGGCGAGTGGGGCGCACCCCTGCTGGCGGAACGCCGCCCCACCGACGCGGTACGCGCCCACTGGTTCGCCCTGCCATTGCTGCGCTCCCTGGAGGGACTTGGCGACGGCGTCGTCCAAGTCCACCTGGACGAGGGGGAGTTCTACGTCCGCCTCGGCGCACAGGGCGGCCCCGTCTACGGGGAGGGCCCGGCCCCCGAGGAACCCGACACCGGCCTCACCCTCGACGCCGAGGCATGCACAGCACTCGCAAGAGGCGACCTGCCCCTCCTCGACGCGGTACGCACCGGCCGCATCACGGTCACAGGCGAAAGCCCCCTGGCCAAGACACTCCGGGAGGCGTGA
- a CDS encoding VWA domain-containing protein produces MITRQRLAVGACALLAALTAGIALPAGAVAGEPTGDAAPKVDLVLDVSGSMRARDIDGQTRMAAAKQAFNEVLDATPEEVQLGIRTLGANYPGDDRKTGCKDTEQLYPVGPLDRTEAKTAVATLAPTGWTPIGPALLKAADDLEGGEGSRRIVLISDGEDTCAPLDPCEVAREIAAKGIGLTIDTLGLVPNTKLRQQLSCIAEATGGTYTSIEHTDELTDKVNQLVDRAADPVVTPVAVDGADACAQAPTLKSGLYTDREEFGQHRWYRVDVPAGFELRASVSVAADRQVDRDYGVSLRAVTASGREIVRGESTGSGRTDVMSAGLRYPKAESEDDDADSKPAAEAVCLQVANSFSAASGVKTTPGLPLELTVDVVDGPDTSSDVASFGLGRGWWLLGALVLTGFLAGVLWGWVSRWRVAVWRTN; encoded by the coding sequence ATGATCACAAGACAACGGCTGGCGGTGGGCGCCTGCGCCCTGCTCGCCGCCCTGACGGCCGGGATCGCCCTCCCGGCCGGAGCCGTCGCCGGCGAACCCACGGGTGACGCAGCACCCAAGGTCGACCTCGTCCTCGACGTCAGCGGTTCGATGCGCGCGCGGGACATCGACGGACAGACACGGATGGCCGCGGCGAAGCAGGCCTTCAACGAGGTCCTCGACGCGACCCCCGAGGAGGTCCAGCTCGGCATACGGACACTCGGCGCCAACTACCCCGGCGACGACCGCAAGACGGGCTGCAAGGACACCGAACAGCTCTACCCCGTCGGCCCGTTGGACCGCACGGAGGCGAAGACCGCCGTCGCGACCCTCGCGCCCACCGGCTGGACCCCGATCGGCCCGGCGCTCCTCAAGGCGGCCGACGACCTGGAGGGCGGCGAGGGATCCCGCCGTATCGTCCTCATCAGCGACGGAGAGGACACCTGCGCCCCGCTGGACCCGTGCGAGGTGGCGCGGGAGATCGCCGCCAAGGGGATCGGCCTCACCATCGACACGCTCGGTCTGGTGCCGAACACCAAACTGCGGCAACAGCTGAGCTGTATCGCGGAGGCGACCGGCGGAACGTACACCTCGATCGAGCACACCGACGAACTCACCGACAAGGTCAACCAGTTGGTGGACCGGGCCGCCGACCCGGTGGTCACTCCGGTCGCCGTGGACGGCGCCGACGCGTGCGCGCAGGCGCCCACCCTCAAGTCCGGGCTCTACACCGACCGCGAGGAGTTCGGACAGCACCGCTGGTACCGCGTGGACGTCCCGGCGGGCTTCGAGCTGCGCGCGTCGGTGAGCGTGGCGGCCGACCGTCAGGTCGACCGCGACTACGGGGTGTCGCTGCGGGCGGTGACCGCGAGCGGGCGCGAGATCGTGCGCGGCGAGTCGACCGGCTCCGGCCGGACCGACGTCATGTCCGCGGGTCTGCGCTACCCCAAGGCGGAGAGCGAGGACGACGACGCCGACAGCAAGCCCGCGGCCGAGGCCGTGTGCCTCCAGGTCGCCAACTCCTTCTCGGCGGCCTCCGGCGTCAAGACCACGCCCGGACTGCCGCTCGAACTGACCGTGGACGTCGTCGACGGTCCCGACACATCGAGCGACGTGGCCTCCTTCGGCCTCGGTCGCGGCTGGTGGCTGCTCGGCGCCCTGGTGCTCACCGGCTTCCTCGCGGGTGTGCTGTGGGGCTGGGTCTCGCGCTGGCGGGTCGCGGTCTGGAGGACCAACTGA